From the genome of Phytohabitans rumicis, one region includes:
- a CDS encoding carboxylesterase/lipase family protein, producing the protein MLATVAASLLGAPASARSARPGAEVTIDTGTVRGRVAEDHREFLGIPFAAPTAGEGRFRAPRPAAAWSGTRDATRSGTPCSQAIPVVGAFISSEDCLTVDVYTPPVRSGTDLPVMVWIYGGAFTLGANSGYDPTPLVTKGDVIVVAVNYRLGPFGFLSLPGLDAEAGSGTSGNYALMDQQAGLGWVRRNIAAFGGDPGNVTLFGESAGGASVCHQVASPEAAGLFQKAIVQSGSCAGSNGLAPVSKAEMRRRSRAFARDLGCTDQAREVACLRALPQDRLLSSETLQFQLDLTWVPSVDGFIVPRSLDEAWRTGAYQKMPLIVGGTRDEGRTFIALLDHLLTVSPVSEEEYEAFVRDSFGDDAGAVLAAYPVSGFDSPDLAKATVLTDSSFSCPAQLHIEQADATGARIFAFELNDADPPLAGVDPFMPMGNFHGADVLYLFNALQGIPAIRNDNQQRLSDQMVAAWTAFARTGDPEAVGGTAWPAWTPRRPRTIELNSAGNRLTTGVFDDHNCALWSPIIGGR; encoded by the coding sequence GTGCTGGCAACGGTAGCGGCGAGTCTGCTCGGTGCGCCCGCGTCGGCCCGGTCGGCGCGCCCCGGCGCGGAAGTCACCATCGACACCGGCACGGTCCGCGGCCGGGTGGCCGAGGACCACCGCGAGTTCCTCGGCATCCCCTTCGCCGCGCCGACCGCCGGGGAGGGTCGCTTCCGCGCCCCACGGCCGGCCGCCGCCTGGTCAGGCACCCGGGACGCCACGCGGTCCGGGACCCCGTGTTCGCAAGCGATCCCGGTCGTCGGGGCGTTCATCTCCTCGGAGGACTGCCTGACGGTCGACGTCTACACCCCACCGGTGCGGTCCGGCACCGACCTGCCGGTCATGGTCTGGATCTACGGCGGTGCCTTCACGCTCGGCGCCAACAGCGGCTACGACCCCACTCCCCTGGTGACCAAGGGCGACGTCATCGTCGTCGCGGTGAATTACCGGCTCGGCCCGTTCGGCTTCCTGTCCCTGCCGGGCCTGGACGCCGAGGCCGGCAGCGGCACGTCCGGAAACTACGCGCTCATGGATCAGCAGGCCGGGCTGGGCTGGGTACGCCGCAACATCGCGGCCTTCGGCGGCGATCCCGGCAACGTCACCCTCTTCGGCGAGTCGGCCGGCGGCGCCAGCGTCTGCCACCAGGTGGCCTCGCCGGAGGCGGCGGGCCTCTTCCAGAAGGCGATCGTCCAGAGTGGCTCCTGCGCCGGCTCCAACGGGCTGGCCCCGGTGTCGAAGGCCGAGATGCGCCGCCGCAGCCGCGCGTTCGCCCGGGACCTGGGCTGCACCGACCAGGCCCGCGAGGTGGCCTGCCTGCGCGCCCTGCCGCAGGACCGGCTGCTGTCCTCGGAGACGCTCCAGTTCCAGCTGGACCTGACCTGGGTGCCCAGCGTGGACGGCTTCATCGTGCCGCGCTCGCTGGACGAGGCGTGGCGCACCGGCGCGTACCAGAAGATGCCCTTGATCGTCGGGGGCACGCGCGACGAGGGGCGCACCTTCATCGCGCTCCTGGACCACCTGCTGACCGTGTCCCCGGTCAGCGAAGAGGAGTACGAGGCGTTCGTCCGCGACTCGTTCGGCGACGACGCCGGCGCGGTCCTCGCGGCGTATCCGGTGTCCGGCTTCGACTCGCCCGACCTGGCCAAGGCCACGGTGCTGACCGACAGCTCGTTCTCCTGCCCGGCGCAGCTGCACATCGAGCAGGCCGACGCGACCGGCGCCCGGATCTTCGCGTTCGAGCTCAACGACGCGGACCCGCCGCTGGCCGGCGTCGACCCGTTCATGCCGATGGGCAACTTCCACGGCGCCGACGTGCTGTACCTGTTCAACGCGCTGCAGGGCATACCCGCCATCCGGAACGACAACCAGCAGCGCCTCTCCGACCAGATGGTGGCGGCGTGGACCGCGTTCGCCCGTACCGGCGACCCGGAGGCGGTCGGCGGCACCGCGTGGCCCGCCTGGACGCCGCGGCGACCCCGCACGATCGAGCTCAACTCGGCCGGCAACCGGCTCACCACCGGCGTCTTCGACGACCACAACTGCGCCCTCTGGTCCCCCATCATCGGTGGCCGGTGA
- a CDS encoding alpha/beta hydrolase: MKRRRLAVGLLAALAGSGVLDGVASAASSRVLAERWLGPRTVDLTVHSPANNRAYPVRLLVPPGWSRTATRTWPVVYLLHGGNDDYTSWTRETDIEELSAAAQVLVVMPDAGRDALYADWHRPTAGPNAGKWETFHLTELWSVLRGRYRAGPARAVAGISAGGYGAITYAARHPGMFAYAAGYSAPLDITNIAIQLVLCRTVADNGDDLSAVWGNPITHGDNWKRHNPLDLVANLRGTGIYLSSGATGLSGEFDPNGSWSPVQFSEAMLGASTFVMAGRLLLAGIPATTNIYLGGTHSWPYWRRELHASWPRMMAALRAYR; the protein is encoded by the coding sequence GTGAAGCGGCGCCGGCTCGCGGTGGGCCTGCTCGCCGCGCTGGCCGGGTCGGGCGTCCTCGACGGGGTCGCGTCCGCGGCCTCGTCGAGGGTGCTCGCCGAGCGGTGGCTCGGTCCCCGCACGGTGGACCTGACCGTCCACTCCCCGGCCAACAACCGCGCGTACCCGGTCCGGCTGCTCGTGCCGCCGGGCTGGTCCCGCACGGCCACGCGCACCTGGCCGGTGGTGTATCTGCTGCACGGCGGCAACGACGACTACACCTCGTGGACCCGGGAAACCGACATCGAGGAGCTGAGCGCCGCCGCCCAGGTGCTGGTGGTGATGCCAGACGCGGGCCGGGACGCCCTGTACGCCGACTGGCACCGGCCGACGGCGGGCCCGAACGCCGGTAAGTGGGAGACGTTCCACCTGACCGAACTGTGGAGCGTGCTGCGCGGCCGGTACCGGGCCGGCCCCGCGCGGGCCGTGGCGGGCATCTCGGCGGGCGGGTACGGCGCCATCACGTACGCCGCCCGGCACCCGGGGATGTTCGCGTACGCGGCCGGCTACAGCGCACCCTTGGACATCACCAACATCGCCATCCAGCTGGTCCTGTGCCGGACCGTGGCGGACAACGGCGACGACCTGTCCGCGGTGTGGGGCAACCCGATCACGCACGGGGACAACTGGAAGCGACACAACCCGCTCGACCTGGTCGCCAACCTGCGCGGCACGGGGATCTACCTGTCCAGCGGGGCCACCGGCCTGTCCGGCGAGTTCGATCCGAACGGCTCGTGGAGCCCGGTGCAGTTCAGCGAGGCGATGCTCGGGGCCAGCACGTTCGTGATGGCCGGGCGCCTGCTGCTTGCGGGCATCCCGGCCACCACGAACATCTATCTGGGCGGCACCCATTCCTGGCCGTACTGGCGGCGGGAACTGCACGCCTCCTGGCCGCGGATGATGGCCGCGCTCAGGGCCTACCGGTGA